A genomic segment from Acyrthosiphon pisum isolate AL4f chromosome A3, pea_aphid_22Mar2018_4r6ur, whole genome shotgun sequence encodes:
- the Ctsl gene encoding cathepsin L precursor has protein sequence MKVVIVLGLVAFAISTVSSINLNEVIEEEWSLFKIQFKKLYEDIKEETFRKKVYLDNKLKIARHNKLYESGEETYALEMNHFGDLMQHEYTKMMNGFKPSLAGGDRNFTNDEAVTFLKSENVVIPKSVDWRKKGYVTPVKNQGQCGSCWSFSATGSLEGQHFRKTGVLVSLSEQNLIDCSRKYGNNGCEGGLMDLAFKYIKSNKGLDTEKSYPYEAEDDKCRYNPENSGATDKGFVDIPEGDEDALMHALATVGPVSIAIDASSEKFQFYKKGVFYNPRCSSTELDHGVLAVGFGSDKKGGDYWIVKNSWGKTWGDEGYIMMARNKKNNCGVASSASYPLV, from the exons atGAAGGTAGTCATAGTTTTGGGATTGGTGGCTTTTGCCATCAGCACAGTTAGCTCAATAAACTTGAATGAAGTTATTGAAGAAGAATGGAGTTTATTCaaa attcaaTTCAAGAAATTATATGAAGATATTAAAGAAGAAACATTCCGTAAAAAAGTGTATTTAGATAATAAGTTGAAAATCGCTagacacaataaattatacgaaTCCGGCGAAGAAACATATGCGTTGGAAATGAATCATTTTGGTGATTTA ATGCAACACGAATATACTAAAATGATGAATGGATTTAAACCCAGTTTGGCTGGTGGTGATAGAAATTTCACTAATGATGAAGCTGTGACATTCTTAAAATCTGAAAATGTTGTTATTCCAAAATCAGTTGACTGGAGGAAGAAAGGATATGTAACTCCTGTCAAAAATCAAGGTCAATGTGGATCATGCTGGTCATTTAGTGCT ACTGGATCGCTGGAAGGACAACATTTCCGCAAGACTGGTGTGCTAGTATCTTTGAGTGAGCAAAACTTAATTGATTGCTCTCGTAAATACGGTAACAATGGTTGTGAAGGTGGTCTTATGGATCTTGCTTTCAAGTACATCAAATCTAACAAGGGACTTGATACTGAAAAATCTTACCCATATGAAGCCGAG gaTGACAAGTGCCGATATAATCCCGAGAACTCTGGTGCCACTGATAAAGGTTTTGTTGATATACCTGAAGGTGATGAAGATGCCCTCATGCATGCTTTGGCTACTGTAGGACCAGTGTCTATTGCTATTGATGCTTCATCAGAGAAATTCCAGTTCTATAAAAAGGGTGTCTTTTACAATCCCCGTTGTAGTTCCACAGAACTGGACCATGGTGTGCTTGCTGTTGGTTTCGGTTCTGACAAGAAAGGAGGTGACTACTGGATTGTTAAAAATTCGTGGGGCAAGACTTGGGGAGACGAAGGGTATATAATGATGGCACGTAACAAGAAAAACAACTGTGGTGTTGCATCCAGTGCCAGTTATCCTTTAGTCTAA